A region of Pyxidicoccus parkwaysis DNA encodes the following proteins:
- a CDS encoding ATP-binding protein — translation MKFLCISTDARHPVAEELRRQGQDVAVASTVAEADAVLVHEPVEVLVVEASALAPDARWLDSLRMRARPDVPLVLGLARTDSDAELEPLLAAGVDEYLVAPFTPSEVRARRMMLERRGAARRQRRDSEAAARGEMERLSAIIQTQADVALAGLDLDEIMRLLCERARVLCGADGAAVALMEDGLVEYRVATGSVAQHTGFKLKVEGSLTGNSLLRGEVMRTDDTEDDVRVNRRATRHVGARSMICVPLWREARPVGALNVVSRLPNAFDDRDVRTLELMAGLLGAAMGNAAEAKARQELMMQRTAALAALQESQELFASFMNNSPVMAFMKDEEGRRVWVNESYRRFFRLPEDVDLPRLDDAALMPAESAAHVRREDQAVFLSGKPSASEGMIPSPDGTERYWLTYRFIVKERSGRRLLGGVSLDVTERKAMQAQLVVSDRLAAVGTLAAGVAHEINNPLAFVLSNLSFLAGELQGVSRELPPGRTAEMEEVLREASDGAHRVRQIVRDLRTFSRGDDEVATAVNVQAVLESAITMARGELKMRAQIVREYREVPLVEGNEGRFGQVFLNLLINAAQAIPPGKPEQHEVRLVLRHSGDRVIVEVRDTGSGMPPEVRARIFDPFFTTKPVGEGTGLGLSICHGIVTGFGGEITVESEEGRGSTFRVSLPVAQRGRDTPMSSPMRPHLLT, via the coding sequence ATGAAGTTCCTCTGCATCAGCACGGACGCGCGGCACCCCGTGGCGGAGGAACTGCGCCGGCAGGGCCAGGACGTGGCGGTGGCGTCCACGGTGGCCGAGGCCGACGCGGTGCTGGTGCATGAGCCGGTGGAGGTGCTGGTGGTGGAGGCCAGCGCCCTGGCGCCGGACGCTCGCTGGCTGGACTCGCTGCGGATGCGGGCCCGGCCGGACGTGCCGCTGGTGCTGGGGCTGGCGCGGACGGACTCGGACGCGGAGCTGGAGCCGCTCCTGGCGGCCGGCGTGGACGAGTACCTGGTGGCGCCCTTCACGCCGAGCGAGGTGCGCGCGCGGCGGATGATGCTGGAGCGACGCGGCGCGGCGCGGCGCCAGCGGCGGGACTCCGAGGCGGCGGCGCGTGGGGAGATGGAGCGGCTGTCCGCCATCATCCAGACGCAAGCGGACGTGGCGCTGGCCGGGCTGGACCTGGACGAAATCATGCGGCTGCTGTGCGAGCGCGCGCGGGTGTTGTGCGGCGCGGACGGCGCTGCGGTGGCGCTGATGGAGGACGGCCTCGTCGAGTACCGGGTGGCCACCGGCAGCGTGGCCCAGCACACCGGCTTCAAGCTGAAGGTGGAGGGCAGCCTCACCGGCAACAGCCTGCTGCGCGGCGAGGTGATGCGCACCGACGACACGGAGGACGACGTGCGCGTCAACAGGCGCGCCACGCGGCACGTGGGGGCGCGGTCGATGATCTGCGTCCCGCTGTGGCGCGAGGCGCGGCCGGTGGGCGCGCTCAACGTCGTCTCCCGCCTGCCGAATGCGTTCGATGACCGGGACGTGCGCACGCTGGAATTGATGGCGGGTCTGCTCGGCGCGGCCATGGGCAATGCCGCCGAGGCGAAGGCGCGCCAGGAATTGATGATGCAGCGCACGGCCGCGCTCGCCGCGCTGCAGGAGTCGCAGGAGCTGTTCGCGTCCTTCATGAACAACAGCCCGGTGATGGCCTTCATGAAGGACGAGGAGGGCCGGCGCGTCTGGGTGAATGAGTCCTACCGCCGCTTCTTCCGGCTGCCAGAGGACGTGGACCTCCCGCGGCTCGACGACGCGGCGCTGATGCCGGCGGAGTCCGCGGCGCACGTGCGCCGCGAGGACCAGGCGGTGTTCCTGTCCGGCAAGCCCAGCGCGAGCGAGGGCATGATTCCGTCGCCGGACGGCACCGAGCGCTACTGGCTCACGTATCGCTTCATCGTGAAGGAGCGCTCCGGGCGGCGCCTGCTGGGCGGCGTGTCGCTGGACGTTACCGAGCGCAAGGCCATGCAGGCGCAGCTCGTGGTGTCGGACCGGCTGGCCGCGGTGGGTACGCTGGCGGCCGGCGTGGCGCACGAAATCAACAACCCGCTGGCCTTCGTGCTGTCCAACCTGTCCTTCCTCGCCGGCGAGCTGCAGGGCGTGTCCCGCGAGCTGCCGCCGGGCCGCACGGCGGAGATGGAGGAGGTGCTGCGCGAGGCCTCCGACGGCGCGCACCGCGTGCGGCAAATCGTCCGTGACTTGCGCACGTTCTCGCGCGGGGACGACGAGGTGGCCACCGCCGTCAACGTGCAGGCGGTGCTGGAGTCGGCCATCACCATGGCGCGCGGCGAACTGAAGATGCGCGCGCAGATTGTCCGCGAGTACCGCGAGGTGCCGCTGGTGGAGGGCAACGAGGGGCGCTTCGGGCAGGTGTTCCTCAACCTGCTCATCAACGCCGCGCAGGCCATTCCGCCAGGCAAGCCGGAGCAGCACGAGGTGCGGCTCGTCCTGCGTCACTCCGGAGACCGGGTCATCGTCGAGGTGAGGGACACGGGCAGCGGCATGCCGCCAGAGGTGCGCGCGCGCATCTTCGACCCGTTCTTCACCACGAAGCCGGTGGGCGAGGGCACGGGACTGGGCCTGTCCATCTGCCACGGCATCGTCACCGGCTTTGGCGGCGAAATCACCGTGGAGAGCGAGGAGGGCCGGGGCAGCACCTTCCGCGTCAGCCTCCCCGTGGCGCAGCGGGGCCGCGACACGCCCATGTCGTCACCCATGCGCCCGCACCTGCTGACCTGA
- a CDS encoding imm11 family protein — MTNRRFFRLDFDVYVTGRWYLDEPTNPEGQEVSDIWAFTEGKPVDAPGPLHIPFSRPGRPLDFDKTTVAGTPIASARVAAVFRELAPNDVQLFPVKVEGQSEPYYLLNAARTVRCIDDAACEEVQLYTPEDGYPERIGEYHSVSGLRIDKSKVGDARVFRPWGWQPALIVDGDIKEALERAGAVGARFDEV; from the coding sequence GTGACGAATCGCCGCTTCTTCCGACTCGACTTCGACGTGTACGTAACGGGGCGTTGGTACCTGGATGAGCCTACGAATCCAGAAGGGCAAGAGGTCTCCGACATCTGGGCGTTCACAGAGGGGAAGCCCGTGGATGCTCCCGGGCCACTGCACATCCCCTTCTCACGCCCTGGCAGGCCTCTGGACTTCGACAAGACAACCGTCGCGGGAACCCCCATCGCGAGCGCACGAGTCGCTGCAGTATTCCGCGAGTTGGCGCCCAACGACGTGCAGCTCTTTCCCGTGAAGGTCGAAGGACAAAGCGAGCCCTATTACCTGCTGAACGCTGCGCGCACTGTTCGCTGCATCGACGATGCAGCATGTGAGGAGGTCCAGCTCTACACTCCCGAAGATGGATACCCGGAACGCATCGGCGAGTATCACTCGGTGTCCGGTCTCCGCATCGACAAGTCGAAGGTCGGAGACGCTCGGGTATTCCGCCCGTGGGGTTGGCAGCCAGCGCTCATCGTTGATGGAGACATCAAGGAAGCGTTGGAGCGAGCTGGGGCCGTGGGGGCGCGCTTCGACGAAGTCTGA
- a CDS encoding phytanoyl-CoA dioxygenase family protein has translation MLCVDAEQFDITPALAHYAEHGYARLGRVLGDEGLEALRERADDLMLGRVVHEGMFFQPDATTGRYEDAPLGLGWQGPSLDYRKLEKLEKDPRFLAWLENPLFERIARARIAGDVVLYRAILFHKGQAGGSNLPWHQDGGKLWGLTREPDLQIWTALDDAPEDGGCLEVVPGSHRGGLVTALGGVIPPDAVEGADAERRALPLPVRAGESILVHNHVWHRSGRGRPGLRRRAFSACYMGADVRCVRKKKAPRVFPPVFRR, from the coding sequence ATGCTCTGCGTGGACGCGGAACAGTTCGATATCACTCCAGCGCTCGCGCACTACGCCGAGCACGGCTACGCGCGCCTGGGCCGGGTGCTCGGCGACGAGGGCCTGGAGGCCCTGCGCGAGCGGGCGGACGACCTCATGCTCGGCCGCGTCGTCCACGAGGGCATGTTCTTCCAGCCGGACGCCACCACCGGCCGGTACGAGGACGCGCCGCTGGGTCTGGGCTGGCAGGGCCCGTCCCTGGACTACCGCAAGCTGGAGAAGTTGGAGAAGGACCCGCGCTTCCTCGCGTGGCTGGAGAACCCGCTGTTCGAGCGCATCGCCCGCGCCCGCATCGCCGGAGACGTCGTCCTGTACCGCGCCATCCTGTTCCACAAGGGACAGGCCGGGGGCAGCAACCTCCCGTGGCACCAGGACGGAGGAAAGCTGTGGGGCCTCACGCGCGAGCCGGACCTCCAAATCTGGACGGCGCTGGACGACGCGCCCGAGGACGGCGGCTGTCTGGAAGTCGTACCCGGGAGCCATCGCGGAGGGCTCGTCACGGCGCTGGGCGGCGTCATCCCCCCGGACGCGGTGGAAGGCGCGGATGCGGAGCGCCGCGCCCTGCCCCTCCCCGTCCGCGCGGGCGAGTCCATCCTCGTCCACAACCACGTGTGGCACCGCTCCGGACGCGGGCGTCCCGGGCTGCGCCGCCGCGCGTTCTCCGCCTGCTACATGGGCGCGGACGTGCGCTGCGTGAGGAAGAAGAAGGCGCCGCGCGTCTTCCCTCCCGTGTTCCGGCGCTGA
- a CDS encoding WbqC family protein gives MPGIPGILVAEQPHYLPWVDFYEQVARAGTLLVLDNVQWLRRGWQRRTRVALPANVPLPPPSEPGFQWLSIPLEDPHRDTLIRDLAVDARQPWTRKHLQTLVTLYGKRPYFRTQVLPLLEPFYDAAAREGGPGSLLRVLLASMALFHEPLGLTPRIVLASTLERRGDDKSERLLRYCQQFGAHTYYSGLGSSLYLKVGLFRDADVRVLWQRFRHPEYPQGREGRFVHGMSLVDVLANVPVAEVRRWLEPSPWGPFAQAT, from the coding sequence GTGCCGGGTATCCCTGGAATTCTGGTGGCAGAGCAGCCGCACTACCTGCCCTGGGTGGACTTCTACGAGCAGGTGGCGAGGGCGGGCACCCTGCTGGTCCTGGACAACGTGCAGTGGCTGCGGCGCGGCTGGCAGCGGCGCACCCGGGTGGCGCTGCCAGCCAACGTGCCCCTGCCCCCACCCAGCGAGCCCGGCTTCCAGTGGCTGTCCATTCCCCTGGAGGACCCGCACCGGGACACGCTCATCCGGGACCTGGCCGTGGACGCGCGCCAGCCGTGGACGCGCAAGCACCTCCAGACGCTGGTGACGCTGTACGGGAAGCGGCCGTACTTCCGCACGCAGGTGCTGCCGCTACTCGAGCCCTTCTACGACGCGGCGGCGCGCGAGGGCGGGCCGGGCTCGCTGCTGCGGGTGCTGCTGGCGAGCATGGCGCTCTTCCACGAGCCGCTGGGCCTCACGCCGCGCATCGTCCTCGCCTCCACGCTGGAGCGCCGGGGCGACGACAAGTCCGAGCGGCTGTTGCGGTACTGCCAGCAGTTCGGCGCGCACACGTACTACTCGGGCCTGGGCTCGTCGCTGTACCTCAAGGTGGGCCTGTTCCGGGACGCGGACGTGCGCGTGCTGTGGCAGCGCTTCCGGCATCCCGAGTACCCGCAGGGCCGCGAGGGCCGCTTCGTCCACGGCATGTCGCTGGTGGACGTGCTGGCCAACGTCCCCGTGGCCGAGGTGCGAAGGTGGCTGGAGCCCTCGCCCTGGGGGCCCTTCGCGCAGGCGACGTGA
- a CDS encoding DUF6209 family protein: MKRLLSLLTLLAGTVAAAQTTTPVITFNANWSLSESSPLIAGGQVQVAYDASRLPQCRVTLPDGSPGWSLTGYYTLNGGAVGSFDVAGAPTTGAGPVIALPVSGPLEVWFRVSSAGCEAWDSNYGTNFRFTVQPAGTAVPATIVFQEGWVEYTVGTLKAGQPFVVDYDLDRLPECRLLYNGAPTWEVWVYYRFDTGASGSTSVTAVSGYSRFGVPVTVTPPAGARSVQMWFENWDRGYCHRWDSNYSANYRFTLQP, encoded by the coding sequence GTGAAGCGACTCTTGTCCCTGCTCACCCTGCTCGCCGGCACCGTCGCCGCCGCGCAGACGACGACGCCCGTCATCACCTTCAACGCCAACTGGAGCCTGTCCGAGTCCTCGCCGCTCATCGCCGGAGGACAGGTGCAGGTGGCCTACGACGCCAGCCGGCTGCCGCAGTGCCGCGTGACGCTGCCGGATGGGAGCCCGGGCTGGAGCCTCACCGGGTACTACACGCTGAACGGCGGCGCGGTGGGGAGCTTCGACGTGGCGGGCGCGCCGACGACGGGGGCCGGGCCGGTCATCGCGCTGCCGGTGTCGGGGCCGCTGGAGGTGTGGTTCCGCGTGTCGAGCGCGGGCTGCGAGGCGTGGGACTCGAACTACGGGACGAACTTCCGCTTCACGGTGCAGCCGGCGGGGACGGCGGTGCCCGCGACGATTGTCTTCCAGGAGGGCTGGGTGGAGTACACGGTGGGCACGCTGAAGGCGGGGCAGCCATTCGTGGTGGATTACGACCTCGACCGGCTCCCCGAGTGCCGGCTGCTCTACAACGGCGCGCCGACGTGGGAGGTCTGGGTGTACTACCGGTTCGACACGGGCGCGTCGGGCAGCACGAGCGTCACGGCGGTCTCCGGGTACTCGCGCTTCGGTGTGCCGGTGACGGTGACTCCGCCCGCTGGGGCCCGGTCCGTGCAGATGTGGTTCGAGAACTGGGACCGTGGGTACTGCCACCGGTGGGACTCGAACTACAGCGCGAACTACCGGTTCACGTTGCAGCCGTAG
- a CDS encoding response regulator transcription factor: MEVLLVEDEEKMVALLQRGLTEEGHGVDVCSEGREALERGARDGYDVIILDWALPGMDGLTLLKHWRSAGVRTPVLMLTARGTTTEKVTGLRSGADDYLVKPFDFDELLARLEALCRRGETEDGPLRLGGLVLDPRRRVLRRGEREEPLTAREFALFSALAKHPGEPQVRARLLAQAWGPDFDGSGNVLEVYVGYLRTKLERLEATDVTIRSVRGVGYKLVVATGDGAP, translated from the coding sequence GTGGAGGTGTTGCTCGTCGAGGATGAGGAAAAGATGGTGGCGCTCCTCCAGCGCGGGCTGACGGAGGAGGGCCACGGAGTGGACGTGTGCTCGGAGGGGCGCGAGGCGCTGGAGCGCGGCGCCCGGGATGGCTACGACGTCATCATCCTCGACTGGGCGCTGCCGGGCATGGATGGGCTCACGCTGCTGAAACACTGGAGGAGCGCGGGCGTGCGCACTCCGGTGCTGATGCTCACCGCGCGGGGCACGACGACGGAGAAGGTGACGGGGTTGCGCTCGGGCGCGGACGACTACCTGGTGAAGCCCTTCGACTTCGACGAATTGCTGGCGCGCCTGGAGGCGCTGTGCCGGCGGGGCGAGACGGAGGACGGGCCCCTGCGGCTCGGAGGGCTGGTGTTGGATCCTCGCCGTCGTGTGCTGCGCCGGGGCGAGCGTGAGGAGCCGCTGACGGCGCGCGAGTTCGCGCTCTTCTCCGCGCTGGCGAAACACCCTGGGGAGCCCCAGGTGCGGGCCCGGCTGCTGGCGCAGGCGTGGGGGCCGGACTTCGACGGCAGCGGCAACGTGCTGGAAGTCTACGTGGGCTACCTGCGCACGAAGCTGGAGCGCCTGGAGGCGACGGACGTCACCATCCGCTCCGTGCGAGGCGTGGGCTACAAGCTGGTGGTGGCGACCGGGGACGGGGCGCCTTGA
- a CDS encoding acyl-CoA dehydrogenase family protein — protein MSFFQDPPRLGNQYDDDALLQSYLARTLPEDLRRAHLDEFRELGELGGGHYYQFQLRDRLNEPELTQWDAWGHRVDHIEVSPLWKEAEVLAAKRGLVATAYEQKSGELSRVHQFVLNYLVQASLDVYSCPLAMTDGAARSLLNLGNRELIERALPHLTSRDPASFWTSGQWMTERTGGSDVGLTQTVARQSPEGWRLSGTKWFTSATTAQMALTLARPEGNGPGGKGLAIFYVETRDAAGKLNGIQINRLKDKLGTRKVPTAELTLDGTLAIPVAGLTDGIKNMAWMLNVTRTWNATGSAWSMRRALALARDYAQRRVQFGAKLAEKPLHVDTLAGLEAEFQGGFLLAFRAVELLGRLETKVATEQELLLQRLVTPLAKLTTGRQVVHVTSEVSESFGGAGYVEDTGIPRIQADSQVLSIWEGTTNVLSLDALRALAKEGTLEAFFHEVEGLLAKVRDAGLRPCVDAVNGALEHARSWVSGAMANPAALEAGARRFSLTLGRTLELALLSDHAQWCLDNGHGPRSKAAARRFAQHGVDLIRDEMDLDDARLLG, from the coding sequence ATGAGCTTCTTCCAGGACCCACCGCGACTTGGCAACCAGTACGACGACGACGCGCTCCTGCAGAGCTACCTGGCGCGCACGCTGCCCGAGGACCTCCGGCGCGCGCACCTGGACGAGTTCCGCGAGCTGGGTGAGCTGGGCGGCGGGCACTACTACCAGTTCCAACTGCGCGACCGGCTGAACGAGCCCGAGCTGACGCAGTGGGATGCGTGGGGCCACCGTGTCGACCACATCGAGGTGTCGCCGCTGTGGAAGGAAGCAGAGGTCCTCGCGGCGAAGCGGGGACTGGTGGCGACGGCGTACGAGCAGAAGAGCGGTGAGCTCAGCCGCGTGCACCAGTTCGTCCTGAACTACCTCGTGCAGGCATCGCTCGACGTGTACTCGTGCCCGCTGGCGATGACGGACGGAGCGGCACGGTCGCTGCTCAACCTGGGGAACCGGGAGCTGATTGAGCGCGCCCTGCCCCACCTGACCTCGCGAGACCCGGCGAGCTTCTGGACGTCGGGCCAGTGGATGACCGAGCGGACCGGTGGCTCGGACGTGGGCCTGACGCAGACGGTGGCACGGCAGTCTCCCGAGGGCTGGCGGCTGTCCGGAACGAAGTGGTTCACGTCCGCGACGACGGCGCAGATGGCGCTGACGCTGGCGCGTCCGGAGGGGAACGGCCCCGGAGGTAAGGGATTGGCCATCTTCTACGTGGAGACGCGGGATGCCGCGGGGAAGCTCAATGGCATCCAGATCAACCGGCTGAAGGACAAGCTGGGAACGCGCAAGGTGCCCACGGCGGAATTGACGCTGGATGGCACGCTGGCGATTCCGGTGGCCGGGCTGACGGACGGCATCAAGAACATGGCGTGGATGCTGAACGTGACGCGCACGTGGAATGCCACGGGCTCGGCGTGGAGCATGCGAAGGGCGCTGGCACTGGCGCGCGATTATGCGCAGCGCCGGGTGCAGTTCGGAGCGAAGCTGGCGGAGAAGCCGCTCCACGTGGACACGCTGGCCGGATTGGAAGCGGAGTTCCAGGGCGGGTTCCTGCTCGCCTTCCGCGCGGTGGAACTGCTGGGGCGGTTGGAGACGAAGGTGGCCACGGAGCAGGAGTTGCTGCTCCAGCGCCTGGTGACGCCGCTGGCGAAGCTGACGACGGGACGCCAGGTGGTGCACGTCACGTCCGAGGTCTCCGAGTCCTTCGGCGGCGCGGGCTACGTGGAGGACACAGGCATCCCGAGGATTCAAGCGGACTCGCAGGTGCTGTCCATCTGGGAGGGTACGACGAATGTGCTGTCGCTGGATGCCCTGCGGGCGCTGGCGAAGGAAGGCACGCTGGAGGCGTTCTTCCACGAGGTCGAGGGACTACTGGCGAAGGTGCGGGACGCTGGTCTGCGGCCCTGTGTGGACGCGGTGAACGGCGCGCTGGAGCACGCGCGGTCGTGGGTGTCCGGGGCAATGGCGAATCCTGCGGCGCTGGAGGCCGGGGCCCGGCGATTCTCACTGACGCTGGGGCGGACGCTCGAACTGGCCCTGCTGAGCGATCATGCGCAGTGGTGCCTGGACAATGGGCACGGGCCACGAAGCAAGGCGGCGGCGCGCCGGTTCGCACAGCATGGCGTGGATCTCATCCGGGATGAGATGGACCTGGATGATGCTCGACTATTGGGCTGA
- a CDS encoding imm11 family protein, whose translation MARRFFDLNIDVYVPGRWYLTEPTHLSGAELEDGWQFMQGRKAELREKLRVPLRRPGKSLNYTTAGAGQTPIVKEHVASVFRELAPDDVQILPVEVEGEDTPYYLLNVARELRCIDDAACEEVQLYGPEDGRPDRLGEYRAVSGLRIDKSKVGDARVFRLWGWHPPIIVDGDIKEALERVGLVGGLFDEV comes from the coding sequence ATGGCAAGACGCTTCTTCGACTTGAACATCGACGTTTATGTGCCGGGACGCTGGTACCTCACGGAGCCGACGCACCTCTCGGGAGCAGAGCTCGAAGACGGCTGGCAGTTCATGCAGGGCCGGAAGGCCGAGCTCCGCGAGAAGTTGCGTGTACCACTCAGACGCCCTGGGAAGTCCCTGAACTACACGACTGCGGGCGCCGGGCAGACTCCCATCGTCAAGGAGCATGTTGCGTCCGTGTTCCGCGAACTGGCACCCGACGATGTGCAGATCTTACCTGTCGAGGTCGAGGGGGAAGACACGCCCTATTACCTGCTCAACGTCGCGCGCGAGCTTCGTTGCATCGACGACGCGGCCTGTGAGGAGGTTCAGCTCTACGGCCCCGAAGATGGACGGCCCGACCGTCTCGGCGAGTATCGAGCTGTTTCCGGCCTCCGTATCGACAAGTCGAAGGTCGGCGACGCCCGCGTGTTCCGGCTGTGGGGTTGGCATCCTCCCATCATCGTGGACGGGGACATCAAGGAAGCGCTGGAGCGAGTTGGGCTCGTGGGAGGACTGTTCGACGAAGTTTGA
- a CDS encoding alpha/beta fold hydrolase, whose translation MPYRRSTRFVTAPDGTRVAWHTHFGNLMEDRADADLRERPTVLLTNGIGTSENFWRYIVANLEQDHRVVHWNYRGHGSSENSRGGDYRVPVHVDDLERITEAVMARGNGRPPLHVAFSMGVRVLLELYRRRPDLVPAMTLIAGTPGAPGSGSRDLSARVALSATRGLFRATTPALPLAAPVVHAVMASRFAYPLGRAVGALRARAPRADIDEFMHALRRMSPEAYWYTLRGLAEGHAWDVVSRVKVPTLIIAARDDTLVPLREMERMRDAMPHAHWLRVDDAGHAGLLEAGTEIAEAVRAFLVQHGLEAARPAAPVRAP comes from the coding sequence ATGCCCTACCGCCGCTCCACGCGCTTCGTCACCGCCCCGGATGGGACCCGGGTGGCCTGGCACACGCACTTCGGCAACCTGATGGAGGACCGCGCGGACGCGGACCTGCGGGAGCGGCCCACGGTGCTGCTGACCAACGGCATCGGCACGTCGGAGAACTTCTGGCGATACATCGTCGCCAACCTGGAGCAGGACCACCGGGTGGTGCACTGGAACTACCGGGGACACGGCAGCAGTGAGAACTCGCGCGGCGGGGACTACCGCGTGCCCGTGCACGTGGATGACCTGGAGCGCATCACCGAGGCGGTGATGGCCCGGGGCAACGGGCGGCCGCCGCTCCACGTGGCCTTCTCCATGGGCGTGCGCGTCCTGCTGGAGCTGTACCGGCGCAGGCCGGACCTGGTGCCCGCGATGACGCTCATCGCCGGCACGCCCGGAGCGCCGGGCTCGGGGAGCCGCGACCTGAGCGCGCGGGTGGCGCTGTCCGCCACGCGGGGACTGTTCCGTGCCACCACGCCCGCGCTGCCGCTGGCGGCGCCGGTGGTGCACGCGGTGATGGCCAGCCGCTTCGCGTATCCGCTGGGGCGGGCCGTGGGCGCGCTGCGAGCGCGGGCACCGCGAGCGGACATCGACGAGTTCATGCACGCGCTGCGGAGGATGAGCCCGGAGGCGTACTGGTACACGCTGCGGGGACTGGCGGAGGGGCACGCGTGGGACGTGGTGTCCCGCGTGAAGGTGCCTACGCTCATCATCGCCGCGCGCGACGACACCCTGGTGCCGTTGCGGGAGATGGAGCGCATGCGAGACGCCATGCCGCACGCGCACTGGCTGCGCGTGGATGACGCCGGCCACGCCGGACTGCTGGAGGCGGGCACCGAAATCGCCGAAGCCGTCCGCGCCTTCCTCGTGCAGCACGGCCTGGAGGCGGCCCGGCCTGCTGCACCTGTCAGGGCTCCCTAG
- a CDS encoding ATPase, producing the protein MSLFKRPSPPAPGEATDDSNRSITPVETPAVLSGPPRARTVTGTSPALPPRPPAPAAQRPPPPPQEGPDFPTERRSVVVSPDAAIPERRAPSPLTPPPERRAPPVTTAPPERRAQPQAQAQAQAQVATPAYTGPDRRVANAPAPGAERRGTGRRASDGAPGQERFWPAQPRGLEETGLTATFIEELVLKALFAAGEMRGMDLAARLQLPTAIVDDIIEGLRRQKYVDIRGGGSSGVGKSTMIYQLTTFVTDVLRQINDRNRYNGPAPVPFQEWVAAVKRQTVRGNRITRTRMQDKFGDLIIRDYIFDGIGPAMNSGRAIFFYGPPGNGKTAICQGMVNCFEGDIFIPHAILIDDFVVKIFDANLHKPIEDDDGAAYDRRWVRCRRPLVVVGGELTLEMLDLVYSPEVKFYEAPFQMKASNGMLLIDDFGRQKVSPKELLNRWIVPLESDIDMLTLHTGKKVQVPFDVFAAFSTNLDPSDLVDDAFLRRVRYKLEVQRPDEEQFHEIFQVMCRKRGVPYEADAVDYLIDTHYRPVGRPFAACQPRDLLDQVIDMAHYQGTEPRLEHALLDAAVRGYFVRFDQKKAASATP; encoded by the coding sequence ATGTCCCTGTTCAAGAGGCCGTCCCCCCCGGCCCCGGGCGAAGCGACTGACGATTCCAACCGCAGCATCACCCCGGTGGAGACTCCGGCCGTGCTCTCCGGTCCGCCCCGTGCGCGCACCGTCACCGGCACCAGCCCCGCGCTCCCGCCCCGGCCTCCCGCGCCCGCCGCCCAGCGTCCGCCGCCACCTCCGCAAGAGGGCCCCGACTTCCCCACCGAGCGCCGCTCCGTCGTCGTCTCCCCCGACGCCGCCATCCCCGAGCGCCGCGCTCCGTCCCCGCTCACGCCGCCGCCCGAGCGCCGTGCTCCGCCCGTCACCACCGCGCCCCCCGAGCGCCGCGCGCAGCCCCAGGCCCAGGCCCAGGCTCAGGCGCAGGTCGCCACCCCCGCGTACACAGGGCCGGACCGCCGCGTCGCCAACGCCCCCGCGCCCGGTGCTGAACGTCGGGGCACGGGGCGCCGGGCTTCGGATGGCGCTCCCGGCCAGGAGCGCTTCTGGCCCGCTCAGCCGCGCGGCCTCGAGGAGACCGGCCTCACGGCGACCTTCATCGAGGAGCTCGTCCTCAAGGCCCTCTTCGCCGCCGGAGAGATGCGCGGCATGGACCTCGCCGCCCGGCTCCAGCTCCCCACGGCCATCGTCGACGACATCATCGAGGGCCTGCGCCGTCAGAAGTACGTGGACATCCGCGGCGGCGGTTCGTCCGGCGTGGGCAAGTCCACGATGATCTACCAGCTCACCACGTTCGTGACGGACGTGCTGCGGCAGATCAACGACCGCAACCGCTACAACGGCCCGGCGCCCGTGCCCTTCCAGGAGTGGGTGGCCGCGGTGAAGCGGCAGACCGTGCGTGGCAACCGCATCACCCGCACGCGGATGCAGGACAAGTTCGGCGACCTCATCATCCGCGACTACATCTTCGACGGCATCGGCCCGGCGATGAACTCGGGCCGAGCCATCTTCTTCTACGGCCCGCCCGGCAACGGCAAGACGGCCATCTGCCAGGGCATGGTCAACTGCTTCGAGGGGGACATCTTCATCCCCCACGCCATCCTCATCGACGACTTCGTGGTGAAGATCTTCGACGCCAACCTCCACAAGCCCATCGAGGACGACGACGGCGCCGCGTACGACAGGCGCTGGGTGCGCTGCCGGCGCCCGCTGGTGGTGGTGGGCGGTGAGCTGACGCTGGAGATGCTGGACCTCGTCTACTCGCCGGAGGTGAAGTTCTACGAGGCCCCGTTCCAGATGAAGGCCAGCAACGGGATGCTCCTCATCGACGACTTCGGCCGGCAGAAGGTGTCCCCGAAGGAGCTGCTCAACCGGTGGATTGTCCCGCTGGAGAGCGACATCGACATGCTCACCCTGCACACCGGCAAGAAGGTGCAGGTGCCCTTCGACGTGTTCGCCGCCTTCTCCACCAACCTGGACCCCAGCGACCTCGTGGACGACGCCTTCCTGCGCCGCGTCCGCTACAAGCTGGAGGTGCAGCGGCCGGACGAGGAGCAGTTCCACGAAATCTTCCAGGTCATGTGCCGCAAGCGCGGCGTGCCCTACGAAGCGGACGCGGTGGACTACCTCATCGACACGCACTACCGCCCGGTGGGCCGTCCCTTCGCCGCGTGCCAGCCGCGTGACTTGCTCGACCAGGTCATCGACATGGCCCACTACCAGGGCACCGAGCCGCGCCTGGAGCACGCGCTGCTGGACGCGGCGGTGCGCGGCTACTTCGTCCGCTTCGACCAGAAGAAGGCCGCGTCCGCGACGCCCTGA